One part of the Mycolicibacterium aromaticivorans JS19b1 = JCM 16368 genome encodes these proteins:
- the tal gene encoding transaldolase translates to MAQNPNLAALSAAGVSVWLDDLSRDRLRSGNLQELIDTHSVVGVTTNPSIFQAALSNGNAYDAQVSELAERGADVDATIRTVTTDDVREACDVLRPQWEASDGVDGRVSIEVDPRLAHETDKTILQAIELWKIVDRPNLLIKIPATEAGVPAIASVLAEGISVNVTLIFSVERYRLVMDAYLQGLEKAKEAGHDISKIHSVASFFVSRVDTEIDKRLEKIGSDDALALRGQAGVANARLAYAAYEEVFLGGDRFRALADAGARVQRPLWASTGVKNPDYSDTLYVTELVAPNTVNTMPEKTMDAVADHGVVTGDTITGTAGAAQAVFDKLDAIGIDLRDVFLLLENEGVEKFEKSWQELLDATQDQLDAAAK, encoded by the coding sequence ATGGCACAGAATCCGAACCTCGCCGCACTGTCGGCGGCCGGTGTGTCCGTCTGGCTCGACGACCTGTCCCGGGACCGGTTGCGGTCGGGCAACCTGCAGGAGCTGATCGACACGCACAGCGTGGTCGGGGTCACCACCAACCCGTCGATCTTTCAGGCCGCCCTGTCCAACGGAAACGCCTACGACGCACAGGTTTCCGAGCTCGCCGAGCGTGGCGCCGACGTCGACGCGACGATCCGCACCGTCACCACCGACGACGTCCGGGAGGCCTGCGACGTATTGCGACCGCAGTGGGAGGCCTCCGACGGCGTCGACGGTCGGGTCTCGATCGAGGTCGACCCGCGGCTGGCCCACGAGACCGACAAGACCATCCTGCAGGCCATCGAGCTGTGGAAGATCGTCGACCGGCCCAACCTGCTGATCAAGATCCCGGCCACCGAGGCGGGGGTGCCCGCCATCGCGTCGGTGCTGGCCGAGGGCATCTCGGTCAACGTGACCCTGATCTTCTCCGTGGAGCGCTACCGGTTGGTGATGGACGCCTACCTGCAGGGCTTGGAGAAGGCCAAGGAAGCCGGCCACGACATCTCGAAGATCCATTCCGTCGCTTCGTTCTTCGTGTCCCGGGTTGACACCGAGATCGACAAGCGGCTGGAGAAGATCGGCTCTGATGACGCGCTGGCCCTGCGCGGACAGGCCGGCGTCGCGAATGCCCGGCTGGCGTACGCCGCCTACGAAGAGGTGTTCCTCGGCGGCGACCGGTTCCGCGCCCTGGCCGATGCCGGGGCACGGGTGCAGCGTCCGCTTTGGGCGTCCACGGGTGTCAAGAATCCCGACTACTCCGACACCCTCTACGTCACCGAGTTGGTCGCCCCGAACACGGTGAACACCATGCCGGAGAAGACGATGGACGCCGTTGCCGACCACGGGGTTGTCACCGGCGACACGATCACCGGCACCGCGGGCGCGGCGCAGGCGGTGTTCGACAAGCTCGACGCCATCGGCATCGACCTGCGTGACGTCTTCCTGCTGCTGGAGAACGAGGGCGTCGAGAAGTTCGAGAAGTCCTGGCAGGAACTGCTCGACGCGACTCAGGACCAGCTCGACGCCGCGGCCAAATGA
- the zwf gene encoding glucose-6-phosphate dehydrogenase, protein MTDRPVPGVVAPAPTSWHNPLRDKRDKRMPMIAGPCGVVIFGVTGDLARKKLMPAIYDLANRGLLPPSFSLVGFARRDWADEDFGAIVHDAVCQHARTPFRQEVWDRLAEGFRFVQGSFDDEASFSRLAETLEKLDVERGTGGNHAFYLSIPPKAFPVVCEQLKKSGLARQQEGRWSRVVIEKPFGHDLQSAIELNQVVNSVFPEESVFRIDHYLGKETVQNILALRFANELFEPIWNNHYVDSVQITMAEDIGLGGRGGYYDGIGAARDVIQNHLLQLLALTAMEEPVSFHPDEVKAEKIKVLSATSLAQPLDATSSRGQYTAGWQGGEKVVGLLDEEGFSKSSTTETFAAITLDVDTRRWAGVPFYLRTGKRLGRRVTEVALVFRRAPHLPFDATMTEELGKNALVIRVQPDEGITLRFGSKVPGSAMEVRDVNMDFSYGSAFAEDSPEAYERLILDVLLGEPSLFPGNAEVELSWEILDPVLDYWASHGKPDPYESGTWGPDSAFEVLQRSGREWRRP, encoded by the coding sequence ATGACGGACCGTCCCGTACCCGGGGTGGTAGCCCCCGCTCCGACCAGCTGGCACAACCCGCTGCGCGACAAGCGGGACAAGCGGATGCCGATGATCGCCGGCCCGTGCGGGGTGGTGATCTTCGGTGTGACCGGCGATCTGGCCCGCAAGAAACTGATGCCGGCGATCTACGACCTGGCCAACCGCGGTCTGTTGCCGCCATCGTTCTCGCTGGTCGGCTTCGCCCGGCGGGACTGGGCCGACGAGGATTTCGGCGCTATCGTGCACGACGCGGTCTGCCAGCACGCCCGTACCCCGTTTCGCCAAGAGGTGTGGGACCGGCTGGCCGAGGGCTTCCGGTTCGTCCAGGGCTCCTTCGACGACGAGGCGTCGTTCAGCCGGCTGGCCGAGACGCTGGAAAAGCTCGACGTGGAACGCGGCACCGGCGGCAATCACGCCTTCTACCTGTCGATTCCGCCGAAAGCCTTCCCGGTGGTCTGCGAGCAGCTGAAGAAGTCCGGACTGGCCCGCCAGCAGGAAGGCCGCTGGAGCCGGGTGGTCATCGAGAAGCCGTTCGGCCATGACCTGCAGAGCGCGATCGAGCTCAACCAGGTGGTCAACAGCGTGTTCCCCGAGGAGTCGGTGTTCCGCATCGACCACTACCTCGGCAAGGAGACGGTGCAGAACATCCTGGCGCTGCGCTTCGCCAACGAGCTGTTCGAGCCGATCTGGAACAACCATTACGTGGACAGTGTGCAGATCACCATGGCCGAGGACATCGGCCTCGGCGGTCGCGGCGGCTACTACGACGGGATCGGGGCGGCGCGCGACGTCATCCAGAACCATCTGCTGCAGCTGCTGGCGCTCACCGCGATGGAAGAGCCGGTCAGCTTCCACCCGGACGAAGTGAAAGCCGAGAAGATCAAGGTACTTTCGGCGACTTCGCTGGCGCAGCCACTGGATGCCACCTCCTCGCGCGGCCAGTACACCGCGGGATGGCAGGGCGGCGAGAAGGTCGTCGGGCTGCTCGACGAGGAGGGCTTCTCGAAGTCGTCCACCACCGAGACGTTCGCCGCGATCACCCTCGATGTCGACACCCGGCGCTGGGCCGGGGTGCCGTTCTATCTGCGGACCGGAAAGCGGTTGGGCCGCAGGGTGACTGAGGTGGCGCTGGTGTTCCGGCGAGCTCCTCACCTGCCGTTCGACGCAACGATGACCGAGGAATTGGGCAAGAACGCCTTGGTGATCCGCGTCCAGCCGGACGAGGGCATCACGCTGCGCTTCGGGTCGAAGGTGCCCGGCAGTGCCATGGAGGTCCGCGACGTCAACATGGACTTCTCCTACGGGTCGGCATTCGCCGAGGATTCCCCGGAAGCCTACGAGCGGCTGATCCTGGATGTCCTGCTCGGCGAGCCGTCACTGTTCCCGGGCAACGCCGAGGTCGAATTGTCCTGGGAGATACTCGATCCCGTGCTGGACTACTGGGCTTCCCACGGTAAGCCGGATCCCTACGAGTCGGGCACCTGGGGACCCGACTCGGCGTTCGAGGTGTTGCAGCGCTCCGGTCGTGAATGGAGGCGTCCCTAG
- the opcA gene encoding glucose-6-phosphate dehydrogenase assembly protein OpcA: MIVDLPDTTTNVLNKKITALREEGGAITLGRVLTLVVAPDTEARVEDSIEAAVAASREHPCRIIVVVPADRLAGEARLDGQLRVGADAGAGEVVVLRISGPLSNHASSVVLPFLLPDTPVVAWWPGVAPANPAEDPLGRLAIRRITDATGTEDPLAAIKSRLNGYTDGDTDLAWSRITYWRALLASAVDQAPYEPLTAASVSGLKDEPALDILAGWLASRIDGTVTRAVGELKVELVRASETVTLARPQEGVTATLTRTDRPEALLPLPRRETRECLAEDLRRLDADEIYHEALAGIEKVQYV; encoded by the coding sequence ATGATTGTCGACTTGCCCGATACGACGACGAACGTGCTCAACAAGAAGATCACCGCGCTGCGTGAAGAGGGTGGGGCGATCACGCTGGGCCGGGTGTTGACACTGGTGGTCGCACCCGACACCGAGGCCCGGGTCGAGGACTCCATCGAGGCGGCGGTGGCGGCGAGCCGGGAGCATCCCTGCCGCATCATCGTGGTGGTCCCGGCCGACCGGCTGGCCGGCGAAGCGCGCCTCGACGGTCAGCTGCGGGTTGGTGCCGACGCAGGTGCGGGCGAGGTGGTGGTGCTGCGGATCTCCGGTCCGCTGTCCAACCACGCCAGCAGTGTGGTGTTGCCCTTCCTGCTGCCAGACACCCCGGTGGTGGCTTGGTGGCCGGGCGTCGCTCCGGCCAACCCCGCGGAGGATCCGTTGGGCCGCTTGGCGATTCGCCGGATCACTGATGCCACCGGAACAGAGGACCCGCTGGCGGCGATCAAGAGCCGGCTGAACGGCTACACCGACGGCGACACCGACCTGGCGTGGAGCCGCATCACCTACTGGCGCGCGCTGCTCGCGTCGGCGGTGGACCAAGCGCCGTACGAGCCGCTGACGGCGGCGTCGGTGTCCGGGTTGAAGGACGAGCCGGCCCTCGACATCCTGGCTGGCTGGCTGGCCAGCCGGATCGACGGCACCGTGACCCGCGCCGTCGGTGAGTTGAAGGTCGAGTTGGTGCGCGCCTCCGAGACCGTGACGCTCGCCCGCCCGCAGGAGGGCGTGACCGCCACCCTGACCCGCACCGACCGCCCGGAGGCGCTGTTGCCGTTGCCGCGGCGAGAGACCCGCGAGTGCCTTGCCGAGGATCTTCGCCGGCTCGACGCCGACGAGATTTACCACGAGGCGTTGGCGGGTATTGAAAAGGTGCAGTACGTCTAA
- the pgl gene encoding 6-phosphogluconolactonase, producing MNQIVETYPDTSALVAAVGDRLVQAITAAVAARGQAFVVLTGGGTGINLLKHVGAHDEAIDWSKVHIFWGDERYVPADDDDRNDKQAREALLDHIDIPDSNVHPMAASDGEFGDDLDAAALAYESVLAANAGPGEPTPVFDVHLLGMGPEGHINSLFPHTPAVAETKRLVVGVEDSPKPPPRRITLTLPAVNRSREVWLVVSGEGKAEAVAEAVGGAKPADWPAAGAKGSDATVWLLDTEAASKLPH from the coding sequence GTGAACCAGATAGTCGAGACCTATCCGGATACCTCAGCGCTGGTGGCCGCCGTCGGCGACCGGCTGGTCCAGGCGATCACCGCCGCCGTCGCCGCACGCGGGCAGGCGTTCGTCGTATTGACCGGCGGCGGAACGGGAATCAACCTGCTCAAACATGTCGGCGCCCACGACGAGGCTATCGACTGGTCGAAGGTACACATCTTCTGGGGTGACGAACGATACGTCCCCGCCGATGACGACGATCGCAACGACAAGCAGGCACGCGAGGCGCTGCTCGACCACATCGACATCCCGGACAGCAACGTGCACCCGATGGCGGCCAGCGACGGCGAGTTCGGCGACGACCTGGACGCGGCGGCACTGGCCTACGAGAGTGTGCTCGCCGCCAATGCCGGACCGGGCGAACCGACACCGGTGTTCGATGTGCACCTGCTGGGGATGGGGCCGGAGGGCCACATCAACTCGCTGTTCCCGCATACCCCGGCGGTCGCGGAGACCAAGCGGCTGGTGGTCGGCGTCGAGGACTCCCCCAAACCGCCGCCCCGGCGGATCACGCTCACCCTGCCCGCCGTGAATCGCTCGCGCGAAGTGTGGCTGGTGGTATCGGGTGAGGGCAAGGCGGAGGCAGTAGCCGAAGCTGTCGGGGGCGCCAAGCCCGCAGACTGGCCGGCGGCCGGCGCGAAAGGAAGCGACGCCACGGTTTGGCTTCTGGACACCGAGGCGGCGAGCAAGCTGCCACACTGA
- a CDS encoding cytochrome P450 yields MDLHVKTRVHWLLDYGLARSVLTALAHRDDPFARLVIDSGGPENTYRLIEEVRRRGRMSPGIGGGWVTADAQIVRNILRDDRFRTIKPQDRFPVRAVRWLAAKTAPDMMNPVEPPSLLVVDPPVHTRLRRLVSRAFTPRAIDGLHDRIHEITNRVLDDLDGQSHCDLIATFAARIPIEVIAEMLGLPGEEIAGLHALADPAAKLLTTTVPAWNDFYTASVALRDFEGYIAAHIERLRLNDADNSILSAVLHDDDLTEDEVRMFAGLLLGAGFITTTHAFGNAVVALLRHPEQLAHLQAHPEGWSNAVEETLRYDSVAQLGVRVATEPLQIEGCPIDEGQAVFVLLAGANRDPVLFERPDEFDPTRANAREHLSFSSGIHVCIGAALARLELNIGLEALFRRFPALALDGEPTLNDSTLLRGVKRLPVSLGAAPRGAGR; encoded by the coding sequence ATGGACCTGCACGTCAAAACCCGGGTGCACTGGTTGTTGGACTACGGACTTGCTCGTTCGGTGCTCACGGCGCTCGCTCATCGCGACGACCCGTTCGCCCGACTGGTCATCGACAGCGGTGGACCCGAGAACACCTATCGCCTCATCGAGGAGGTCCGCCGTCGGGGTCGAATGTCTCCCGGGATCGGCGGCGGTTGGGTCACCGCTGACGCGCAAATCGTCCGAAACATTCTGCGCGACGACCGATTCCGGACCATCAAACCGCAGGATCGGTTTCCTGTTCGTGCGGTCCGGTGGCTGGCCGCCAAGACGGCCCCGGACATGATGAATCCCGTCGAGCCACCGTCACTCCTGGTGGTGGATCCGCCCGTGCACACCCGGTTGCGTCGCCTGGTATCGCGTGCTTTCACACCTCGAGCGATCGACGGACTTCACGATCGCATTCACGAGATCACCAACAGGGTGCTCGACGATCTCGACGGCCAGTCGCACTGCGATCTGATCGCCACCTTCGCGGCCCGGATCCCCATCGAGGTCATTGCCGAGATGCTGGGACTCCCCGGCGAGGAGATAGCGGGGCTTCACGCTCTCGCCGACCCCGCGGCCAAGCTGCTGACCACAACAGTGCCCGCCTGGAACGACTTCTACACCGCCTCTGTAGCGCTGCGCGATTTCGAAGGCTACATCGCCGCACATATCGAGCGACTTCGGCTCAACGACGCGGACAACAGCATCCTGTCGGCCGTACTCCACGACGACGATCTCACCGAAGACGAGGTCAGGATGTTCGCCGGCCTGCTCCTCGGTGCCGGATTCATCACCACCACACACGCATTCGGCAACGCGGTGGTCGCGCTACTGCGTCATCCGGAACAGCTGGCGCACCTGCAAGCTCATCCCGAAGGCTGGTCCAACGCGGTCGAGGAGACGCTCCGCTACGACTCCGTCGCCCAGCTCGGGGTACGGGTGGCGACAGAGCCGCTGCAGATCGAGGGCTGCCCCATCGACGAAGGGCAGGCAGTATTCGTGCTCCTCGCCGGAGCGAACCGCGATCCGGTGCTGTTCGAGCGTCCCGACGAATTCGACCCCACACGCGCCAACGCGCGCGAACACCTCAGCTTCAGTTCCGGCATTCACGTCTGCATCGGCGCAGCGCTCGCCCGCCTAGAACTGAACATCGGCCTGGAAGCACTGTTTCGGCGCTTTCCGGCACTCGCACTGGATGGCGAGCCGACGCTCAACGACAGCACGTTGCTCCGCGGCGTGAAACGCCTACCCGTCAGCCTGGGAGCCGCACCGCGAGGTGCCGGCCGCTAG
- a CDS encoding DUF309 domain-containing protein, with translation MDRDRDESGRPRNARARDALGRPLPPGAQGEPRIPDDLSLPPAETLAYAQDLLSRGSAFHAHEVFEAAWKNGPDGERPLWQGLAQFAVGVTHIQRGNRMGAAALLRRASTLLAEVPGAPYGIDIAGLTATGAELADDLSAGAEIDAERLRPRLTR, from the coding sequence ATGGATCGCGATCGCGACGAGTCCGGCCGACCCCGCAATGCCAGGGCCCGCGACGCACTCGGCCGACCTCTGCCGCCGGGCGCGCAGGGGGAACCCCGAATTCCGGACGACCTGAGTCTTCCGCCGGCCGAAACCCTGGCCTACGCGCAAGATCTGCTCAGCCGAGGGAGCGCGTTTCACGCTCACGAAGTCTTCGAGGCGGCCTGGAAGAACGGACCCGACGGCGAGCGGCCGCTGTGGCAGGGGCTGGCCCAGTTCGCGGTCGGCGTCACCCACATCCAACGCGGCAATCGCATGGGTGCCGCCGCCCTGCTGCGCCGGGCATCAACGCTGCTTGCCGAGGTCCCGGGAGCGCCCTACGGCATCGACATCGCCGGTCTGACCGCAACCGGGGCCGAGCTCGCCGACGATCTCTCCGCAGGCGCCGAGATCGATGCGGAGCGGTTGCGGCCGCGACTGACCCGGTGA
- the ppc gene encoding phosphoenolpyruvate carboxylase, whose product MAEAPDVSLEPIGAVQRTQVGREATEPMREDIRLLGAILGDTVREQNGDEVFDLVEKARVESFRVRRSEIDRSELAQLFDGIDVHQAIPVIRAFSHFALLANVAEDIHRERRRAIHVAAGEAPQNSTLAATYAKLDAAQLDAATVQKALTGALVAPVITAHPTETRRRTVFDTQHRITQLMRVRLHGQDETEDGRPVETELRRQILTLWQTALIRLSRLKIQDEIEVGLRYYPAAFFDVIPKVNAEVREALRTRWPDAGLLPEPILRPGSWIGGDRDGNPNVTAEVVRLATGSASYTALGHYFAELNKLEQELSMSARLVKTTDALVALADACHEPARMDEPYRRALRVVHARLTATGQKILDREPAHTLDLGLEPYETPDELLADLNTIDASLRAHGSTLLADDRLARLREAVDVFGFHLSSLDMRQNSEVHEEVVAELLSWAGVHPDYASLSEPERVEVLAAELKTRRPLVRDDSELSELARKELDIVFAAARAVTVFGPEAVPNYIISMCQSVSDMLEAAILLKESGLLDVSGEDVYAPVGIVPLFETIDDLQHGASILESALDLPLYRAMVHARGESQEVMLGYSDSNKDGGYLAANWALYRAELDLVESARKTGIRLRLFHGRGGTVGRGGGPSYDAILAQPPGAVNGSLRLTEQGEVIAAKYAEPRIAHRNLETLLAATLESTLLDTEGLGDLAEQAYEVLDDLAARAQRAYAELVHETPGFVDYFKASTPVSEIGSLNIGSRPTSRKPTTSISDLRAIPWVLAWSQSRVMLPGWYGTGTAVEEWIADGPESPEARLEVLQELYKNWPFFATVLSNMAQVLAKADMGLAARYSELVDDEELRARVFDKIVAEYGRTLRVHQLITGQDDLLADNPALARSVFNRFPYLEPLNHLQVELLRRYRSGDDDELVQRGILLTMSGLASALRNSG is encoded by the coding sequence ATGGCTGAAGCTCCGGATGTGTCGCTGGAACCGATCGGCGCGGTACAGCGCACCCAGGTCGGGCGGGAGGCCACCGAGCCGATGCGGGAGGACATCCGGCTGCTCGGGGCGATCCTTGGTGACACCGTGCGCGAGCAGAACGGCGACGAGGTGTTCGACCTCGTCGAAAAGGCCCGCGTCGAATCGTTCCGGGTGCGCCGATCCGAGATCGACCGGTCCGAGCTGGCCCAGCTGTTCGACGGCATCGACGTCCACCAGGCCATCCCGGTGATCCGCGCCTTCAGTCACTTCGCCCTGCTGGCCAACGTCGCCGAGGACATCCACCGCGAACGGCGCCGCGCGATCCACGTCGCCGCCGGCGAAGCGCCGCAGAACAGCACCCTGGCCGCCACCTACGCCAAGCTCGATGCCGCGCAGTTGGACGCGGCTACGGTGCAGAAAGCACTCACGGGAGCATTGGTCGCGCCGGTCATCACCGCCCATCCCACCGAGACCCGCAGACGCACCGTCTTCGACACCCAGCACCGCATCACCCAGCTCATGCGGGTGCGGCTGCATGGTCAGGACGAAACCGAGGACGGCCGGCCGGTCGAGACCGAGCTGCGCAGGCAGATCCTCACGCTGTGGCAGACCGCGTTGATCCGGTTGTCCCGCTTGAAGATCCAGGACGAAATCGAAGTCGGCCTGCGGTACTACCCAGCGGCTTTCTTCGACGTGATCCCGAAGGTCAATGCCGAGGTTCGCGAAGCGCTGCGAACCCGCTGGCCCGACGCCGGCCTGCTGCCCGAGCCGATCCTGCGGCCGGGCTCCTGGATCGGCGGCGATCGCGACGGAAACCCGAACGTCACCGCCGAGGTGGTCCGGCTGGCCACCGGCAGCGCCTCCTACACCGCGTTGGGCCATTACTTCGCCGAGCTCAACAAGCTCGAACAGGAATTGTCGATGTCGGCGCGCCTGGTGAAGACCACCGACGCTCTCGTCGCACTGGCCGACGCCTGCCACGAGCCGGCCCGGATGGACGAACCCTACCGGCGCGCACTGCGGGTGGTGCACGCCCGGCTCACCGCGACCGGGCAGAAGATCCTCGATCGCGAACCGGCGCACACCCTCGATCTCGGCCTCGAACCGTACGAGACACCCGACGAGCTGCTCGCCGACCTGAACACCATCGACGCATCACTGCGCGCGCACGGCAGCACCCTGCTGGCCGACGACCGGCTTGCCCGGTTGCGGGAGGCCGTGGACGTGTTCGGTTTTCACCTGAGCAGCCTGGACATGCGGCAGAACTCCGAGGTGCACGAAGAGGTCGTCGCCGAACTGCTGTCCTGGGCCGGGGTCCATCCGGACTATGCGTCGCTGTCCGAGCCGGAGCGGGTCGAGGTGCTGGCCGCCGAGCTGAAGACCCGCCGGCCGCTGGTCCGCGACGACTCCGAGCTCTCCGAGCTGGCCCGCAAAGAGCTCGACATCGTGTTCGCCGCCGCCCGCGCGGTCACGGTGTTCGGCCCCGAAGCGGTGCCCAACTACATCATCTCGATGTGCCAGTCGGTCTCGGACATGCTGGAAGCCGCGATCCTTCTCAAAGAATCTGGGCTGCTTGATGTTTCGGGTGAAGACGTCTACGCGCCCGTCGGGATTGTGCCCCTGTTCGAAACGATCGACGACCTGCAGCACGGCGCGTCGATCCTCGAGTCAGCGCTGGACCTGCCGCTCTACCGCGCGATGGTGCACGCCCGAGGCGAGAGCCAGGAGGTGATGCTCGGCTATTCGGACTCCAACAAGGACGGCGGATACCTGGCCGCCAACTGGGCGCTCTACCGGGCCGAACTGGATCTCGTGGAATCGGCCCGCAAGACCGGAATTCGGTTGCGGCTCTTCCACGGTCGGGGCGGCACCGTCGGCCGCGGCGGCGGCCCGAGCTACGATGCGATTTTGGCCCAGCCGCCTGGCGCGGTGAACGGTTCGCTTCGGCTGACCGAACAGGGCGAGGTGATCGCCGCCAAGTACGCCGAGCCGCGGATCGCGCACCGCAATCTGGAGACCTTGCTCGCCGCCACGCTGGAGTCGACGCTGCTCGACACCGAGGGCCTCGGCGACCTCGCCGAGCAGGCCTACGAGGTACTCGACGACCTGGCCGCCCGTGCCCAGCGCGCGTACGCCGAATTGGTGCACGAGACACCGGGTTTCGTGGACTACTTCAAGGCCTCGACACCGGTCAGCGAGATCGGTTCCCTCAACATCGGCAGCAGGCCGACGTCGCGCAAACCCACCACATCGATCTCCGATCTGCGGGCCATCCCGTGGGTGCTGGCCTGGAGCCAGTCGCGGGTGATGCTGCCCGGCTGGTATGGCACGGGTACCGCGGTCGAGGAGTGGATCGCCGATGGTCCGGAATCGCCCGAGGCCCGGCTCGAAGTGCTGCAGGAGCTCTACAAGAACTGGCCGTTCTTCGCCACCGTGCTGTCCAACATGGCGCAGGTACTGGCCAAGGCAGACATGGGGTTGGCCGCGCGGTACTCCGAATTGGTCGACGACGAGGAACTGCGCGCCCGGGTGTTCGACAAGATCGTCGCCGAGTACGGCCGCACGCTGCGGGTCCATCAGCTGATCACCGGCCAGGACGACCTGCTCGCCGACAACCCGGCGCTGGCCAGGTCGGTGTTCAACCGCTTTCCATACCTGGAGCCGCTCAACCACTTACAAGTCGAGCTGTTGCGCCGCTACCGGTCCGGAGACGACGACGAGCTGGTCCAGCGCGGCATCCTGCTCACCATGAGCGGGCTGGCATCGGCGCTGCGCAACAGCGGCTAG
- the secG gene encoding preprotein translocase subunit SecG → MVLTLQIILVTTSVLVVLLVLLHRAKGGGLSTLFGGGVQSSLSGSTVVEKNLDRLTLFVTGIWVVSIIGMALQIKYS, encoded by the coding sequence ATGGTTTTGACTCTGCAGATCATCCTGGTCACCACCAGCGTTCTGGTGGTGCTCTTGGTGCTCCTGCACCGCGCCAAGGGTGGCGGCCTGTCGACGCTGTTCGGCGGCGGTGTGCAGTCCAGCCTCTCCGGGTCGACCGTGGTCGAGAAGAACCTCGACCGCCTCACGCTGTTCGTCACCGGTATCTGGGTGGTGTCCATCATCGGCATGGCGCTGCAGATCAAGTACAGCTAG
- the tpiA gene encoding triose-phosphate isomerase: MSRKPLIAGNWKMNLNHFEAIALVQKIAFSLPDKYFDKVDVTVIPPFTDLRSVQTLVDGDKLRLTYGAQDVSQHDSGAYTGDISGAFLAKLGCTFVVVGHSERRTYHHEDDAVVAEKAAAAFRHGLTPIVCIGEQLEVREAGDHVEFNVNSLRGSLAGLTKEQLADVVIAYEPVWAIGTGRVASAADAQEVCAAIRAELGNIATQEIADGVRVLYGGSVNAKNVGEIVAQQDVDGALVGGASLDGEQFATLSAIAAGGPLP, from the coding sequence GTGTCCCGTAAACCGCTGATCGCGGGCAACTGGAAGATGAACCTCAACCACTTCGAGGCCATCGCGCTGGTCCAGAAGATCGCGTTCTCGTTGCCCGACAAGTACTTCGACAAGGTCGACGTGACGGTGATCCCGCCGTTCACCGATCTGCGCAGCGTGCAGACCCTGGTCGATGGCGACAAGCTGCGGCTGACCTACGGCGCGCAGGACGTGTCGCAGCACGATTCGGGCGCCTACACCGGCGATATCAGCGGTGCGTTCCTGGCCAAGCTGGGGTGCACATTCGTGGTGGTCGGGCACTCCGAGCGGCGTACGTATCACCACGAGGACGACGCGGTGGTCGCCGAGAAGGCGGCCGCGGCGTTCCGGCACGGACTGACGCCGATCGTCTGCATCGGTGAGCAGCTCGAGGTCCGCGAGGCGGGCGACCACGTCGAGTTCAACGTGAACTCGTTACGCGGCTCGCTGGCCGGGCTCACCAAGGAGCAACTCGCCGACGTCGTCATCGCCTACGAGCCGGTGTGGGCGATCGGCACGGGCCGGGTGGCCAGCGCTGCCGACGCGCAGGAGGTGTGCGCCGCGATCCGGGCCGAGCTCGGCAACATCGCGACGCAGGAGATCGCCGATGGCGTCCGGGTGCTCTACGGCGGCTCGGTGAACGCCAAGAACGTCGGTGAGATCGTCGCTCAGCAGGACGTCGACGGCGCCCTGGTCGGCGGGGCGTCGCTGGACGGGGAGCAGTTCGCCACCCTGTCGGCGATCGCCGCGGGCGGTCCCCTCCCGTGA